One Mycobacteroides abscessus ATCC 19977 genomic window carries:
- a CDS encoding arginine repressor: MTASHAADTRAGRQARIIALLSTQSVRSQSELAALLAAEGIDTTQATLSRDLDELGAVKLRAADGGVGVYVVPEDGSPVRGVSGGTDRLSRLLGELLVSTDASGNLAVLRTPPGAAHYLASAIDRAALPDVVGTIAGDDTIAVIAREPLTGAQLAAQFEQLA; this comes from the coding sequence ATGACTGCCTCGCACGCGGCCGATACCCGAGCCGGGCGGCAAGCGCGCATCATCGCGCTGCTGTCCACCCAGTCGGTGCGCAGCCAGAGCGAATTGGCCGCGTTGTTGGCCGCCGAGGGCATCGATACCACCCAAGCCACCCTGTCGAGGGATCTGGACGAGCTCGGAGCCGTCAAGCTCCGCGCGGCCGATGGTGGGGTGGGTGTCTACGTGGTACCCGAGGACGGTAGTCCAGTTCGTGGGGTGTCCGGCGGCACCGATCGGCTCTCCCGGTTGCTGGGGGAGTTGCTGGTGTCCACCGACGCCAGCGGTAATCTCGCGGTACTGCGCACGCCGCCCGGTGCCGCGCACTATCTCGCCAGCGCAATCGACCGCGCCGCATTACCCGACGTTGTCGGGACCATTGCGGGGGATGACACCATTGCGGTGATCGCCCGCGAACCCTTGACCGGAGCCCAGCTCGCCGCACAGTTCGAACAGCTTGCCTAG
- a CDS encoding argininosuccinate synthase, which produces MPVEHSDRVILAYSGGLDTSVAISWIGKETGREVVAVAIDLGQGGEDMEVVRQRALDCGAVEAVVVDARDEFAEEYCLPTIQSNALYMDRYPLVSAISRPLIVKHLVAAAREHGGGIVAHGCTGKGNDQVRFEVGFASLAPDLEVLAPVRDYAWTREKAIAFAAENEIPINVTKKSPFSIDQNVWGRAVETGFLEDLWNAPTKDVYDYTEDPTLNWGAPDELIVTFDKGVPTAIDGHPVSVLEAIVELNRRAGAQGVGRLDVVEDRLVGIKSREIYEAPGAMVLITAHEELEHVTLERELGRYKRRTDQKWAELVYDGLWYSPLKRSLEAFVADTQQHVSGDIRLVLHGGNIAVNGRRSPESLYDFNLATYDEGDSFDQSSAKGFVHIHGLSSKISAQRDLSGK; this is translated from the coding sequence ATGCCCGTAGAACACTCTGACCGCGTAATCCTCGCCTACTCGGGCGGTCTCGATACTTCCGTGGCGATCAGCTGGATCGGCAAGGAGACCGGCCGTGAGGTCGTCGCCGTCGCCATCGATCTGGGCCAGGGCGGCGAGGACATGGAAGTGGTGCGCCAGCGCGCCCTGGACTGCGGCGCGGTTGAGGCCGTTGTGGTGGACGCACGCGACGAATTCGCCGAGGAATACTGCCTACCCACGATCCAATCCAACGCGCTGTACATGGATCGGTACCCGCTGGTGTCCGCGATCAGCCGTCCGCTGATCGTCAAGCACCTGGTTGCCGCGGCACGCGAGCACGGTGGCGGGATCGTCGCTCACGGCTGCACCGGCAAGGGCAACGATCAGGTGCGCTTCGAGGTTGGCTTTGCCTCGCTAGCACCAGATTTGGAAGTACTGGCGCCGGTGCGTGACTACGCGTGGACCCGCGAGAAGGCGATCGCGTTCGCGGCAGAGAACGAGATTCCGATCAACGTGACGAAGAAGTCGCCGTTCTCGATCGATCAGAACGTATGGGGACGCGCGGTGGAAACCGGCTTCCTGGAAGACCTTTGGAACGCGCCGACCAAAGATGTGTACGACTACACCGAAGACCCGACCCTGAACTGGGGCGCACCCGACGAGCTGATCGTCACCTTCGACAAGGGTGTACCAACTGCCATCGACGGCCACCCGGTCAGCGTGTTGGAGGCCATCGTCGAGCTCAACCGCCGGGCGGGTGCACAGGGCGTGGGTCGCCTGGACGTGGTCGAAGACCGGCTGGTCGGCATCAAGAGCCGTGAAATCTATGAGGCGCCGGGTGCGATGGTTCTGATCACCGCACACGAGGAGCTCGAACACGTCACCCTGGAGCGCGAACTTGGCCGCTACAAGCGACGCACGGACCAGAAGTGGGCCGAGCTGGTGTACGACGGGCTCTGGTACTCGCCGCTGAAGCGTTCACTGGAGGCCTTTGTCGCCGATACCCAGCAGCATGTGTCCGGCGACATCCGGCTGGTGCTGCACGGCGGCAACATCGCCGTCAATGGCCGCCGCAGTCCTGAATCCCTGTACGACTTCAACCTGGCGACCTACGACGAGGGCGACAGCTTCGATCAGTCCAGCGCCAAGGGCTTCGTGCATATTCACGGTCTGTCCTCCAAGATCTCCGCGCAGAGGGACCTCTCGGGCAAGTGA